The nucleotide window TGCTGGTTTATATCTCCAGTCACGGTAGTGCCTCTGAGATGGACGTGGCCGGCTCAAACTATCTACTGGCCTATGACAGCCAAGTCGATAGTCTCTATGCTTCTGGTCTGGCTATGCAAGATTTGACCCGTATCATCAAAGGTCGGGTGCATTCAGATCGTGTTGTTATCATGCTCGATGCCTGCCATAGCGGTGCGGTGGATGTTGGCGCCAAAGGTCTGCAACGTACCAATAACGTCGATGCTGCAGCCATTGCCCAGGGCACCGGTCAGCTTGTTATTTCTTCCAGCACACCCAGTCAGGTCTCATGGGAATCCAAGCAATACGAAAACAGCGTTTTTACTCGCTGCTTGATTGATTCGCTTCGCAAAAATGGAGCCACAACTACCCTAGGCGAAGCCTTTCAAAATCTTAAGGACAAAGTCCAGGAAGAAGTCTTGAGAGAAAGAGGCGTAATGCAAACCCCAGTGCTTAAGAGCCGCTGGAGTGGTCAAGACCTCAGGCTTTCATCTCCTGCTGTTAGCCCAAGAGTTGGCCTTGCTAATTAACCCTTTTTTGAGGGTGGTCAGACCGAGTACAATAGCGACCTAACTATGATTAGCTAACTTGTAGCTAATCGACTAGTCCCTCGCTTTGTTGGTGGCAAGTGAAAACATCTACGGCAGTGCCTAAGGTCCAAGACATACTGGCTTTTGCTCAAGAGACTGGAGCTGAAGACAATGATCGTTTGATTGTCGAGCTTAATAAGCTGGTGGCGGCCCTCGACGACGAAAAGCACAGAAGTGAAGCTGTGACCACTTTGCATGCGCTGGCTGAAGCTCTTGAAACAAGCTCAAATCTAGGTTTGACCCTAAAAACCGTGCATCTGCCCGCGCTCGATTATCCAATCAGGCTTTTGCTTACCAGAGCAGTGTTTAGCCCAGAGTTTTGGGGGCGTACTTTTGCCGAGGGATTGCTCAAAAGTAAAGAGCAGTTTAGAGGCAAAAAAATAGTAGAGGTCGGTACTGGCTCAGGCTGGATCTCGATATTACTTTTGTTGTTTACCCACGTCAAAGAAGTAGTGGGGCTAGATTTAAATCCTGTGGCGGTGACTATGGCTCGCCTCAATAGCTGGCTCAATGGCACTACCCGCGATGGCACCCTGCGGCTCAGTCTGGCCGGTGAGCCTATCGTCCAATCCTTTAGAGCAGAAGTATCCGATTTGCTTACAGCACCATTGCAAAGAAACGAGTACTTTGATCATGTGATTGGCTGTATCCCCCAGGTACTCCATCCTAATCCAGGTATTCAAAAGCTGGATCATAGTGGCAGCTCAGCCGATGGACTGTCCGAAAAAGACCTGTACGATTTATCCAATTACTGTTTTGAGCAGGGCATACTCGAAGACCGTTTTGGTTTGCCTTTGATTGCCCGGGCTCTTGAGCAATCGCAACTTTGTCTGGCTAGTGGTGGCAAAGTCACACTGGTGTTGGGCGGTCGTCCCGGTCGCCAAGCTATCGAGAGTATGTTTGAGCGTCGCGGTTATGACGTCAAACTAGTCTGGATGCGCCGTATTCAGCAAGCCGACGATACCGACCTGGCTTCACTGGTGGAGCTCGAAAAAGCCTATGGTATCCGCTTTCACTTTTTTATGTCGCGTGAGTCGGACTCTCAAGAGTCGGTCTCTGCCGCTACTGCCGTTAAACTACTGGCCAGCGGTCGGCAGATTTATCATGACTTGCTCGTATACGAAGCCGTCACTCGCTTTGAGCCAGAAGTCTTTGACTTTGTGCGCAATCTCTCCAAAATGGACCTTTCCAGTTTGCGCAAAGAACTCGATTTTAGTAGGCTACAGGAAGAGCGCGTCAGCTTTTTGAGCAGACTTTCTCATTCTATGCTCAAGTCTAAGGCTATTCCCTATCCGCATGAGCGCGGTGATATTGCCATCAGGCAGTTGATTGCCACTTATCTGCAGAGTTTTTGTTATTTTGCTGCCCGTCCTGAAGACCTGTTTATAGCGCCCTCTCGCGCCGAGATGCTGGCTATGATCCTCAAGATGGTGACAGTCTCCGGAGAGAATATCCTTTTATCCTCATCGCTTGAACCTGTCTATAAAGAGACAGCACTGCAGGCCGGTCTCGATATCACTACAGGTAACGAAGACCTGGGCGAACTCTGTCAGCTTGATGATCTGGTCACACCGCGTGTGGTGCTCATTGCTCCCAAGCAACTGGCAGCGCCTTCTCCCATAACTCTCAAAATACTCTGTCAGCAGGCTCGTAAGCATCCTGACCGCGTTTATCTGATTGATGATTCAGCCAACTTTTTGATTAGCTCTAATCTGGGCGCCAATATGACTCTGCGTCTGGCTGCTCAAGAAGACCTGCCTGCTAATTTGATTTTTGTTTATGGTCTGGTCAAAAACACAATCAGTCCCGATTTGCAGTTGAGCTTCCTCGTCAATGCCCCGCAAAACTGGCTCAGCGGCTTTGATGTTGGCTCAGAGCTTAGTTACAGTCGTATTGCTTATCCGACCCAGCTTTTGTATCAATGGCTCTTTGAAGACCTGATGACTTTTGCCTTTGCTGATCAAAGCGAAGACCTGCTCGCTAAAGGCGAGAGCAAGACTGAGCAAGCACTGTCTCCTTTGATAGAAGACTTAGAAAAAGACCCGGTCTTTATGCCCAAGCCAGTTGATGTCGAAGACCCCGGTTTAATTAGACTCGACTATGGTGAATTTGAATGTGCACCGCCAGATATTTTGATTAAGTCGCTCTTTAAGGGCTTTATCGACGAAGAAACCGAACTGTTGCCTCATATTGTGCAAGAGCGTGTCTGTGCCTACGTCAAATTTACTCGCCATGTCCAGGTCTCGCCCAGACGCATTGTCCTGGCTCAGGGTGTTTTTCCTCTCTTTGGTGCTTTTATCCAGGCTCTTAAGATGAGACTGGGCAGAGCTCCAGTCGTGGGTGTACCGGACGGCAGTTACGGACCACTTTATCCCATGCTCAAATATTACGGCGCTGAGCTGATGGAGATTAAGACCAGTCCCGCCAAAGCCTATCTGCTTGCTTCGCGTGATATTCAGGACTTGCCTGTTAAGCCTGATGTGCTCTGGTTGACCCAGCCTAATAATCCCAGCGGTGTCTTTTATGACCCCGAAAAACTGCGCAATATTATTGATGTCTGCAACAACGAAAACATCTACATCTTTTCTGATGAGATATTTTTCTTGCTCTCGGATCACCGCCTGGGCCGCTGGACGCCTTCGTCGCTATCGGCTGGTTCCTATGCCAGTGGTAATTATCAAAAACGCATCTTTATGGCTGATGGTATCGCCAAGAGCTTTGCCAGTGGTGGCATGCGTCTGGGCTTTTTGATGACACCAGATGATGAGTGGGCGGCAGATATTGCACGCTTTGCGGCACAACCGCCAAGAGCTTTACTGAGAGCCTGGGATGGACTTTATTCAGCGTTTCTCGATAAGTCGCCTAACCACATGCTCGATGTAGGTAAAGCATTTAACGAAGTCGAGACCTATCTGATGGAAAAACGCCGCGGTCTCTCGGCCAATCGTGAGGCATTGCTTACACTGTTGCGTAAACACGGGCTCGATGACGGTTATGACACGCCTTATCGGGGCGGACTATTTTTGCTGGGCAAACTCGATAATCGCCACCAAGATCTGGCCCAAAAGGCTAAATTGCTGACAAATCCAGGTGTCTGGGGACGTACCGGCGAGATGGTGAGACTTTGCTATTGTCTAGAACAAAACCGATTTGATACTGCCATGCAAAGGCTACAAACCTTTCTTGAAGAAGCTAAGGTAACCCAAAAAGGAGAGCTGGTTTGACTCCACCAGATATATCAATGAGAGGCAAAATTTGTCTTGTCACCGGTGCCACCAGTGGTATTGGTAAGGTGACAGCCATGGAGCTTGCCACCAAGGGTGCTACCGTCATCATTGTCGGTCGCAACGAGGAGAAGTGCATCTCCACCATGGCCGAAATCGAGGCAATGACTGGCAATGAGTCGCTCGATTATATGGTCTGTGATCTTTCTTCCTTTCACCAGATTCGCAAACTCTCTTTGGACTTTAAAGCTAAGTACAACAAATTGCATGTCCTGGTAAACAACGCTGGAGCGCTGTTTATGCGCCGTCAAAACAGTGTTGACGGTCTGGAGATGGCCTGGGCTCTCAATCATTTTGGCTATTTCTGGCTCACCGGCATGCTCCTGGATGTACTCAAAGCCAGCTCGCCAAGCCGTATTATAAATGTTTCTTCTGACGCTCATAAGAGATCATTTCTCAGTGAGATGCCAAATTTTAAAGACAATATCCCGGTAGGCTACATTGGTTATGCCGATACAAAACTGGCTAATTTGCTCTTTACCAATCACCTGGCTTATAGCATCAAGTCCACAGGCGTCACCGTCAACGCCTTGCATCCAGGTGTTGTCTCCACCAATTTTGGGGCCAATAATGGTTTGCTTGGACGTATCGTCCAGTTTTATAGCAGTACTTTTGGTGTGACACCACAAAAGGGCGCCAGGACAATAGTTTATCTGGCTAGCGCTCCGGAGCTTTATTCCACTACTGGCAAATACTATGTCAAAGAGCGTGAGGCTAGTAGCTCCAAGCTCTCTCAAGACACCAAACTCGGTACTAAGCTGTGGCAGTGGAGTCTTGATATTTCTCAAAGACTCGGTATGGATACAAGACCGATGGAGCTGCGTTAAGCGCCTGCGCTTTCTTTTGGCTCGTCCTTTACTGGTGGCTTTATGTAAGTGAAGTTGTATAGCCACTGCGTAAAGCCACATAGTGCTGCCACTATTGCTGTCAAAAATGCCAGAAATGTAAATTCACTCACTCTTAGTGGACCCATTTCGCTATCGGCATTTTGGCTGCGAGCAAATTTGGCAACCATTTCGTCTGCCCAAAAGCTTTGACCTGGTGCTACTTCATTACTCTGTCCGTAGCGTGGGTCCACGGGGGCACCGATAAGTCCATTGGTGGGCATTATCGTGCCGCTTGTGGCACCTTGCAAAACTGGTGTGTATCCAGCGTCTTTGTCCTGTTTATAGTCCTGCAATTGTCCTGATTTAAGGACTATGTTGCCGTAAGCTTGCGACCCCATATCCTTTTTTGCGATTGTAGTTAAACTCGTCGCCGGACTGACGCTTTGCGCCAGATTCGCCAGTCTCCAATTCCGATTTGGCGCGACGTTGTAGTCCTTCAATGGCTTGCAAACGGGGCATTGGCAACTGTGCCAATTGACTCGAAGGACTGGGACTAGCGCTGGGAGTTGGAGTAGGCGTTGGCATTGGTGTGGGGGGCGCTGCCTGAGGTCCATTGAGCTTTTGCTCAGCTGCCCGGCCGCCTCCATAGCTACTTACACCGTAGCTAATATCAGCCATGTTGGCACTGCCAAATGCGTCCGACACTTCGGTGGGAGCGTTGGGGCGGTCTGCTACTTTGTTCTTTGTTGGTGCTTCATAGTCTTGTGACTTTTGATTGCCATCGCTTCTCGTATCTTCGTACATAGTCCGGTATCCGGCTGCGCCATTATCGGTCGAGACAGTACCGGCTGCGCTGGATAGACAATTGAGCTGACTCACTGTTGTTTCCATTGCTTTTTCTATTGCCTGTTTAAATGGTCTTGCAGCAATGTCAGTCATTGAGGTAAATGGTGCAAACAGTTGGTATTGCCATTGTCTTATAGTCTCTCTGATTGATTCTTTTAAGGGCGGGGCAATCTTTACTGGTCTGTAGTCATCGGGGCAGTAAACTATCGCGCTCGATATAGGCGTGACTATTTGATGGAGGTTGGCGAGCTCAGCTGCTCTAAAGTCTAAGTCAGCGGAGTGTGCCATGAGCATGCGTTTGATCTCGTCGCAGCACCAGATATTGGTGAGCGCGCTCTGGATTTCGACATCTTTTACTTCTATCTGTTCATTTACCTGGTTAGCTGTAACAGTTAGCTGAGGAATATGGTTATTTGCAGTCAGACTAAATTCTGGCTTTTGATATGCTCCTACTTCCTTGCTTTTGTCTCTAATCGAATCAATGAAATATGCCAGGTCTTCGCCAACTGTGCCAGATCTGATCACCGTTGCCAGACCAGGTGCACTTGGTAAATCGCTAAGTATTTCGTTGGGTCCATCAGCCACTTGCATGTCAAACAATACTGGATTGGCACTCTTGTTTAATAGCTCTTTTACTTTCGCATTGTCTGTTGCCAGTGGCTGGGCTCCGTGGATCCAGAGCGTTGCACATTCAAATCTCTTTTGGTGGGCGTTTATGTCTCCACTTACTCTCACATATTCCAGTACCAATTGTGAGTCGTCTTGACCACCAATTGCATCGAATGTTGCTAGTTCTTTGGGGTGTTTGATGAATTTTAAGCGGTCAGATACAAATTCTGGTGTCGTCATTAGCACATCTTCAGAGCCAGTAAGAGCATCGGCAATTTGTGGCAAAAATGGTTTCATCTCTAGTGAGCCGTCCACAAGCACTAATAATTTAGTGAGCCTGGGATACTGCGGTCTGCCTATGGTGCGCACAATGGAGGCGTCTTTTGTGTTTTGACCTGTGGCACTGATTACTTCTGTAATCGACATGTCTCTGTTGATACTCAGATACTGATGACCGGCTGATTCGTTGACCTCGCAAGTCTTGCCTGAGTCAGTCGAGACAAATTCACAATTTGCCTGACCATCTTTGTCTACCACAAAATTGCGCTCAGCTATATAAGGCAAAAGGCAGGTGGCGTGACTGTCTTTGTCGACATACATAGGTATTGCGATAGCGAGACTGAGTTGTACGTCGGCTCCAGGCTCGACGGGGAAGCACTGTACCAGTACTTGATCTTTGCCGGTATAGCTCACCAGAAGCGGGTTTTTGCGCTCCACTACAGCGGCTTGATAGAGCGCTCTTGCTTCCTCGCGTGCCTTGATTGTTGCTACTCTTTCGACATTACCAATTTTGAGAGTGGCTCTGGATATCACCGCTCCTGGTGGCAGCTGTATTTTTGTGCGCACTTCGCGGTCGTATTTGGATTTGTTTTTAAATGATAGTGTCCATTTGATATTGGCTATTGCTGCTGTGCTATCTACTTTGCCAGTAAACTTGCTGCCTGCCTGTGATAACCCTCTGGCCATACCGCTTACAGTGGCACCAGCTACATCGGCATCCAGGTCAAATTCGTCGCTTACTCCAGAATTAAGCGGGTCTGAGTCTGGCATAGAGCCATTGTGCTTAATAGTGGCTCTAAATGATGCTGGTATAGGCACAGAGTTATAGGCTTTGCCTGTTACTTTATAAAAGACCTCGCGTGCCTTGTCTACGGGGATAGGATGGACACCCTCATAGAGCGTGCCGATGATATCGGTGGCTTTGCCTGAGCGCTCCAGACAGGCGCGTTGCATTACTTCCTGGTTGCCATAGCGTCTGAGCCAATCTACGCTGCTTGCTTTTTGTGCTGCATCCCCGCTTATTACCTGGGAGATATTGACCCTTGTGAGAGTAGAGGGTAGCTCCACAGCTATTACCATTACGAGCACAATGAGGTGGCCGATGTGCTCGACCTGGTGTGCATCAAAATAAGTGCCACTCTTGTGAGCTAGCTGGCAGACTGTTTTGCCTGCCATCCAGCTGCATGGCAATGACAGTAGCGGGGCTAGACCAAGCAGACCAAAACCAAATGTAAGGACATAAAGTGCGCTGCCTGGAGTAATTGGCAAAAACATCAATGAATAGAGACAGCCAATGCCCATGGCCATGCCGCTTAAAAGAGACATCGGTCCATAAAAATGACTGAGGTCGCGTCTGGATGAAAGCCAGAGCAAAAAGTTACTGAGCGGAATAAGACAGAACAAACCCACATGAAAGGATGATGGGAATGGATCAAAATAGTTTTGGGCGCAGTATCTGGTGGTGACTTCAAAAGCTACTGTTAAAAGGGGCAGGATAACGCCAAAAAAGAGAAACCAGCGGCCTCTCTTATCCTTATTATCAGTCTCTCTTTTTTGTGACTTTGTCCCTGGTGCAAAAGCCTTTGCCTGGTCCCTGGGGGCAAGCAATAATACAGAGCTACGCTCAGAGGCTTTGGCGTTAGAATCATCCATTGACGATTAGCTGCTCCCTGGTACTTTATCTACTCTATATCACCGCCGCTAAAGACTGACTAGGGTAAGTCCTGGATTAGTATCATTGTTTAGGGGGGTAGAATAAAGCTACCAATCAAAAGGGATGTTTAATGCTGGAGATTGTCGGCGGTATCGTAGTCCTGGCTATTTTGATTTTGCTCTCTGGACTCAAGACAGTCAAAGAGCATCATCAGCTGGTGATTTACCGCTATGGACGTGTGGCTGACTGCAAAGGCCCTGGTCTGCATTTGATCATGCCTATCATTGATCATATAGAGATGGTCGAGACTAGACTGAGGACTCTCAAGGTGGTAGACCTCAATGTCACTACCCAGGAGGAGCATGCAGTGCTTATCTCTTGTGATTGTATTTACTATGTTGCCGATGCCAAAAAGGCAGTGACAAAAGTCGAAGACATCGAGTCAGCGATGCAAATTGTCACTGAGAGCAATTTACGTGAGCTCGCCCGGCAGACCGCCTTAATTGACTTACAGGCTGACCCCAAGCGTAACAACAGCCGCCTCAAAACATTGATGGACAGGCAGATTGGCAACTGGGGCATCAGGATTAGCTCAATTGAAGTAACCACAGTCAAAGTGGCTGCCTTTAAAATCGTGCATCTGGTTGAAGAGCAAAAACTTGGTTAGTTGTTTGTGAGGTCAAATTGAGTAAGTATTTGCTCTCAGCTATTTTGAGCCTAACTTATAGCGGTCTGCTTTTAGCTTGTCCGTCCCCGGCTCAAGAGCCTCCGGCGATAACGGACCGCGCTAAGCATGATTTGTATGACAAGTTTATTGCTTCTGCCACTCCTGGTTGGTATCAGTCCTTACACAGCGCTCCTCGATTTGATGAAATCGCTGTATCTATAGATGGTCACATGAGTGACAATTATTTAGCCTTTGCCACAGCCTGGCAAGCTAAAGATAAAGACCGGTTGCTTACTCTAGTTGAGCACGCTCAACCTGCTGGTAAATTGTATGCTGCTATCTGCCTACACAATATAGATCATGCGCTTGCTCAAGATGCCTTTACCAGGCTGGCTGAGAGTAAAGAAACAGTACAAACTGGTTATGCTTGCAAAATCAGTCAGGATACAGTTGAGCGCATTGCTAAGTCTTATCTGCGTGGGCGTATGCCGTTAGTTTTGCCTACACCCAATAATCTCAGACGTACTGTGGAGCTTCACTATGATCAGGGTATGGAGCTTTTACGTGCTGGTAAATATCAGGATGCACTGATTGAGCTAAATAAAGCTCTCAGCTTGCATGCGCGCTCTCCCAAAGTACTGACAGCAAGGGCTCAGGTCTATCTCAAGCTAGGCAAAAAGGACCTGGCAAAGGCTGACAACAAATTAGCCAGTAGTGCCAGCGATGCCGACAAAACATACGGACTGGATGCTCAAGGCAATCCACTCAAGTCCGATTCGATTTTTGAGCCGAGAGCCAAGTGGAAGTAAAAGTCCATAGCTTACAAAAATAGCTCGTTTAATGTGGCTGACATGATTTTGCCACTTTGGTCAATTATTTTGTTTTCGTGGAGCCAATATTTCCTTACTAACGGTATAAGCCTATGAAAAAAGAATTGAAAGCTGTGGCGCTTGCCGCAGCGAGTTTTGCTGCCTTAAGCGCGCCTCAATCTGTACTATCTCAAGGCATTACCACTCCCACCGCCGAAAGCTACAACCAGACTTATCCTGTAAGCGAGGAGGCTACTACCCAAAAACTGACTAAACAAAAGGAGCAGCAAAAACAATTATCGCTATACGAGCAGCAAGAAATCGCGCTGCAAATGTCTCAGGCGATGTATGGCTCTGCCGATGGTACTTTGCCACCTGCTAGAGAGGCTGAAGTCAGCCGTAATCAAACTCATAGCAATCAGGCTAATTACAATCAATCAAACTACAATCAATCAAATTACAATCAGGCTAGTTACAATACACCTGACTATTACAATCAAACTTACAGCAATGCCCCAGCAAAGGCTAGTAAACTGCGTGGCGCTTTTAGTGCCGCCACAAAAGTATTGGGCGCCACTGCGGCCATCGCTGTCCCTGTGACGTCGATAGTACTGCTTAATAGAGCCGCTCGCAACGCTGCTAATAGCGGTGCTTTTAGTCGGGTGTCCGGTTTTTAGGGGAGAGAGTATCCCCAACATTTAACTCGGCCAAATCACCAGTAAACTTGTGGCAGGCATCCTGTCCAAATATGATTTTGCCGTCAATTTTACGGAAGGTCGATAAAGTGCGGAGAGGCTCTTTACCCGTGTCCGCTGTGTCTTGATCAATTGTGGTGATGACGCAGCGGGCACAGGGTTTGACCATATGGATGTCGATATCGCCTTTGCTTAAAATCTGCCAGTTGTCCTCGGCAAATGGCTCTGCACCAGATATGGTGATATTGGGGCGGAAGCGATTCATCTCGACTGGTATCTCCAGGCGATTGTTTAAATCCACAAGCGAATTATCGCTGATGAGCATGAGCGGGTGTGCGTCGGCAAATCCTACTGTTTCATTGCCATCAACACAGTAGTCGGGATCGACTATGCGTTTAAAATCTGAGCGCATCCTGACCAGTCTTACTTCTGCTCCAAAAAAGTCAGAGAGTTGACCGGTGGCTCTGGTCTCTACCTCGGCAAAGCAAGTGTCTCGCCAGACCTGGACTGCGATAGGCTCATCTGTTGGTGTGTCACTACCATCGAGGGGGATGTCGATAGTCTCTCCATCCGGCAGTGTAAGAGTTAGCACTGTGGCTGTTTCAATTCTTTCTATGTCTTCCCATTCTGTTAGATCGCAGGCAATTAGAGCCATTTTGGCGTATTCGCGCTGGGTAATAAATTTGCCTTTGCTATCTACTATCATCCATTCTCTGTCAAAAATCGGTCCGCGCTTTGATAGGGGCATGCGCGCTAGCGATATACCCTTGAGGCTTTTGACTGGATAGATATTGAGTGAGCTGATTGTCAGGTTTGGCATAGGCTGTGTTTGTGTGGGATTTGTTGCTTGTAAGTTTATCGTGCTTGATGGCAGCTTTCTTTGGACTCTCCTTTTGGAGTGAATGAAAAGGTCCACCCGTGTCCTTAAAAGGTTTTCATGAACGGGGGGAACTCCATTTGGGACTGGACGGATATCTTTTGGGCGTGTAATCTACCGTCCAGATTATCAATCATGTTTTTTGCCTTGGAGTAAATACTAAGGATTTACAGGATTTGGTGTCAGAGGAATCCTGTACTTTCCTTTATATAAGTGGCTCTTGTAGCCATTAGTTTTGGCTGTGTTGGTTTAGCGCAGCGCACATATTGTGACGTCCATTTTTCTTGGCTGTTTTGCAGCTGAGGACATTTTTTTAGAGGCGTATAGATGTCTTTTTCTAAGAGATTGGTTTTGAATTCGAGTTTAGCCTTGAGAGTGAATCTTTTGCAGATCAAGTCAAAGGTGTTGTTTGGTCTGGCAATTTGTTTGTATTTGATGATCGCAGGTGCCAGTCAAGCGCTTGCCGTCACTGCGCCAACAATCACGCCGGGTACTGGTGTCTACTCGACATATCAGTCAACGGCGACAATCACGGCTACGCCCGGTGACCAAATTTATTATACGAGTGATGGAACAAACCCGACTAATTTGTCAACACTATATACGGTGCCAATTGCTCTTGGTGCCACTAACACCATTAAAGCAGTAGCATACAACACGGGGGTGCCAAGCGCCATCACTACTGGTTATATACAAAATGATGTGAATAGTCTCTCAATTCCACGCGCGGGGATGAGTCTCTGGTTGCGCGATTTTGGTGCTGTGGTAAGTGGTAGCAATATTACTCAATGGAGTGATTTGAGTGGTAGCATTCCTGCGAACAATGCTACACAGGCTACTTCTACAAAACAGGCTACTGTCGTGTCAGGTGCAATAAACGGTATCAATGCCGGCTTGTTTAACGGGTCGTCTAGAGACTATGTACTCACTAATCAATTTACAGACTTGACTGGTGGGTTTTCAATCTTTGCTGTGATCAAACCTGTCGGTACAGCCACTAAGACGTTCTTTTCAACGGCAAATGCGGGACCTTCTAACCTCGTCAGTTTGGAGACAGTAAATACTCAAGTCAGGCTGAACGCTTACAACGGAGCCGTTGCCAGCAATGTAATTACTCCAACGACAAGTCTAACTGTCGGCAAGTATCAGATAGTAGATGCAGTACATAATGGTGCCGCGGAATGTGTCAATAGTTTTGAGACACTTTTTCATTGTAATTTAGAGTCAGTGTAAAAACAAAGTTCGCCGTTGAACGATACATCGCCCTTGGATAATTTCGCTGCAAAAATGACATAAAGTATTTCAGGCATTTTTGCCGAATTCGATCCTTTAAGGGTCCCCCAAAACTCGCTTCGCGCTTACCAGTAGAAGGAAAACGCCCACTGCATGGGCATTTTTCTTCTACTGGTTTGATACATAACCAATATTACGAGACACTAACGCCAGAGTCGCTGATAATAGTGATACTTGCCACGGTATCAAATGCGTTTGGTTCTTGTGGACGGTTGATCCAAACCGCGGACGGGAGTTCAGCCACTTTGGGATGCCCTTTAACAAAGCGCTCTGGAAACTTTTCAAATATGTCCGAGAGTACTTTGTGTCTTCGACGATTGCATTCCTCTCCGGCTCCGTAATGAACCATAGATGGAGTCAGGTAGCCGATGCCGGAATGATAATGTTCCTCGTTGTAGCGGTCAAAGAAATCACGACAGAACCGCCGTGCATCCTCGATGCTGCCAAATCGTCTTGGAAAGAGCGGCTGATACTTCAGTGTCTTGAAGTGGCTTTCTGAGAATGGATTGTCGTTGCTGACGTGCGGGCGACTATGCGATTTTGTGATTCCCAGGTCAGCCATCAAGAGAGCCACGCTCTTTGATTTCATCGATGCGCCACGGTCAGCATGAATATAGAGTTGGTGGTCTTCTTCTATGTCCTGCCTTTTGCATGTCTCCTCTATGAGGTCTCTTGCCAGTAGACCGGTTCTCTGTCGGCGATCATCCAGCCCACAACGTAGCGGCTGTAGATGTCGATAATCACGTACAAGTGGTAGAACTTCCACTTCAAGGCCTTAAGCTTGGTGATGTCCCATGACCAAACTTGATTCAGCCAGTCGCCAGAAGTTCTGGTTTTACATATTCGGGGTGGCGCAAAATGTTGCGTCTTTCTTATGCTTGATCGTTCTCGACGAGTATCCGATACATTGTGGACACCGAACACAGGTACACGCCTTCATCGAGCAATGCCGCATAAATCTGTGCTGGTGGTTTGTCGCCAAATCGGTCCGAGTTTAAAATAGATAGTACTTGCTCCCTTTCAGCCAGCGACAGCGCTCTATGTGAAGG belongs to Candidatus Obscuribacter sp. and includes:
- a CDS encoding aminotransferase class I/II-fold pyridoxal phosphate-dependent enzyme, encoding MKTSTAVPKVQDILAFAQETGAEDNDRLIVELNKLVAALDDEKHRSEAVTTLHALAEALETSSNLGLTLKTVHLPALDYPIRLLLTRAVFSPEFWGRTFAEGLLKSKEQFRGKKIVEVGTGSGWISILLLLFTHVKEVVGLDLNPVAVTMARLNSWLNGTTRDGTLRLSLAGEPIVQSFRAEVSDLLTAPLQRNEYFDHVIGCIPQVLHPNPGIQKLDHSGSSADGLSEKDLYDLSNYCFEQGILEDRFGLPLIARALEQSQLCLASGGKVTLVLGGRPGRQAIESMFERRGYDVKLVWMRRIQQADDTDLASLVELEKAYGIRFHFFMSRESDSQESVSAATAVKLLASGRQIYHDLLVYEAVTRFEPEVFDFVRNLSKMDLSSLRKELDFSRLQEERVSFLSRLSHSMLKSKAIPYPHERGDIAIRQLIATYLQSFCYFAARPEDLFIAPSRAEMLAMILKMVTVSGENILLSSSLEPVYKETALQAGLDITTGNEDLGELCQLDDLVTPRVVLIAPKQLAAPSPITLKILCQQARKHPDRVYLIDDSANFLISSNLGANMTLRLAAQEDLPANLIFVYGLVKNTISPDLQLSFLVNAPQNWLSGFDVGSELSYSRIAYPTQLLYQWLFEDLMTFAFADQSEDLLAKGESKTEQALSPLIEDLEKDPVFMPKPVDVEDPGLIRLDYGEFECAPPDILIKSLFKGFIDEETELLPHIVQERVCAYVKFTRHVQVSPRRIVLAQGVFPLFGAFIQALKMRLGRAPVVGVPDGSYGPLYPMLKYYGAELMEIKTSPAKAYLLASRDIQDLPVKPDVLWLTQPNNPSGVFYDPEKLRNIIDVCNNENIYIFSDEIFFLLSDHRLGRWTPSSLSAGSYASGNYQKRIFMADGIAKSFASGGMRLGFLMTPDDEWAADIARFAAQPPRALLRAWDGLYSAFLDKSPNHMLDVGKAFNEVETYLMEKRRGLSANREALLTLLRKHGLDDGYDTPYRGGLFLLGKLDNRHQDLAQKAKLLTNPGVWGRTGEMVRLCYCLEQNRFDTAMQRLQTFLEEAKVTQKGELV
- a CDS encoding SDR family oxidoreductase produces the protein MTPPDISMRGKICLVTGATSGIGKVTAMELATKGATVIIVGRNEEKCISTMAEIEAMTGNESLDYMVCDLSSFHQIRKLSLDFKAKYNKLHVLVNNAGALFMRRQNSVDGLEMAWALNHFGYFWLTGMLLDVLKASSPSRIINVSSDAHKRSFLSEMPNFKDNIPVGYIGYADTKLANLLFTNHLAYSIKSTGVTVNALHPGVVSTNFGANNGLLGRIVQFYSSTFGVTPQKGARTIVYLASAPELYSTTGKYYVKEREASSSKLSQDTKLGTKLWQWSLDISQRLGMDTRPMELR
- a CDS encoding MOSC domain-containing protein, which produces MPNLTISSLNIYPVKSLKGISLARMPLSKRGPIFDREWMIVDSKGKFITQREYAKMALIACDLTEWEDIERIETATVLTLTLPDGETIDIPLDGSDTPTDEPIAVQVWRDTCFAEVETRATGQLSDFFGAEVRLVRMRSDFKRIVDPDYCVDGNETVGFADAHPLMLISDNSLVDLNNRLEIPVEMNRFRPNITISGAEPFAEDNWQILSKGDIDIHMVKPCARCVITTIDQDTADTGKEPLRTLSTFRKIDGKIIFGQDACHKFTGDLAELNVGDTLSPKNRTPD
- a CDS encoding chitobiase/beta-hexosaminidase C-terminal domain-containing protein, which codes for MSFSKRLVLNSSLALRVNLLQIKSKVLFGLAICLYLMIAGASQALAVTAPTITPGTGVYSTYQSTATITATPGDQIYYTSDGTNPTNLSTLYTVPIALGATNTIKAVAYNTGVPSAITTGYIQNDVNSLSIPRAGMSLWLRDFGAVVSGSNITQWSDLSGSIPANNATQATSTKQATVVSGAINGINAGLFNGSSRDYVLTNQFTDLTGGFSIFAVIKPVGTATKTFFSTANAGPSNLVSLETVNTQVRLNAYNGAVASNVITPTTSLTVGKYQIVDAVHNGAAECVNSFETLFHCNLESV